Proteins encoded together in one Bacteroidota bacterium window:
- a CDS encoding ATP-dependent zinc protease — protein sequence MIKPNDKKKGKKVEKIIIGRKELIDLPDLGVFSIQAKIDTGAYSTAFHCNDVYELREGKEKILCFKILDPSHPLFSNKEMQFKTYTRKKIKSSFGQFEKRFVIKTKLIIAGKEIMTEVSLSDRANLKYPVLIGRKVLSKGFIIDVTKVNLTSKIEKK from the coding sequence ATGATAAAGCCAAATGATAAGAAGAAAGGAAAAAAGGTAGAGAAAATCATAATTGGTAGAAAGGAACTTATTGATCTTCCTGATTTGGGTGTTTTCTCCATTCAGGCCAAAATTGATACAGGTGCATATAGTACTGCCTTTCATTGTAATGATGTTTATGAATTAAGAGAAGGTAAGGAAAAGATATTATGTTTTAAAATACTTGATCCCTCACATCCTTTATTTAGTAATAAGGAGATGCAATTTAAAACTTATACCCGAAAAAAAATCAAAAGTTCTTTTGGGCAATTTGAAAAACGATTTGTGATAAAAACAAAATTAATTATTGCAGGTAAGGAAATAATGACAGAAGTTTCTCTTTCGGATCGGGCAAATCTGAAGTATCCTGTTTTGATAGGAAGAAAAGTGCTATCCAAAGGATTTATTATTGATGTTACAAAGGTAAATTTGACATCAAAAATTGAAAAAAAATAA
- a CDS encoding succinylglutamate desuccinylase/aspartoacylase family protein, with protein sequence MTKDITINGVTVRPGESAQVSLNTYRLPTRTVIDIPVFVYRSLEDGPVVLLLAGMHGDEINGVEIIRSLIVNNTFSKLHKGTVIAIPVINIVSFVYGTRSLPDGRDLNRCFPGSIGGSLGSRIAHDLMSEIIPQISFGVDFHTGGASKSNFPQIRCSFGALQNLELAEQFGSPFIINSGLRDKTLRKEAANIGKTILVYEGGESSRFDQLAIKEGIDGCKRLFVHLKMIEAKTKPGITKLIQKTTWVRAKNSGLFHPVKKNGAFVKKNELLGTVTDPYGEFETEIIASASGYIIGINNLPVINRGDALIHIGISI encoded by the coding sequence ATGACAAAAGACATCACGATAAATGGCGTAACAGTAAGACCAGGTGAATCTGCCCAAGTTAGTCTTAATACTTATCGTTTACCTACAAGAACAGTAATTGATATTCCGGTTTTCGTTTACAGGTCCTTAGAAGATGGGCCAGTAGTCTTGCTGTTGGCAGGCATGCACGGGGATGAAATAAATGGGGTAGAAATAATAAGAAGTCTTATTGTAAACAATACTTTTTCAAAGCTTCACAAAGGCACAGTTATAGCAATTCCGGTAATTAATATTGTGTCTTTTGTTTATGGAACAAGGAGCCTGCCTGATGGAAGGGATCTTAACAGGTGTTTTCCAGGTAGCATTGGTGGTTCCCTTGGAAGTAGAATAGCCCATGATCTTATGAGCGAGATTATTCCTCAAATTAGTTTTGGTGTAGATTTTCATACCGGGGGGGCAAGTAAAAGCAATTTTCCACAAATCCGCTGTTCTTTTGGTGCATTGCAAAACCTTGAACTGGCAGAGCAATTCGGCTCTCCTTTTATTATTAATTCAGGACTCAGGGATAAAACATTAAGAAAGGAAGCAGCAAACATTGGCAAAACCATACTTGTATATGAAGGTGGAGAATCATCACGATTTGACCAATTGGCCATAAAAGAAGGAATTGATGGTTGCAAAAGACTTTTTGTCCATTTAAAAATGATTGAGGCAAAAACAAAACCAGGAATAACCAAATTGATTCAAAAAACTACTTGGGTAAGGGCGAAAAACTCAGGTCTTTTTCATCCTGTGAAAAAAAACGGGGCTTTTGTCAAGAAAAATGAGCTATTGGGAACTGTAACTGATCCTTATGGAGAATTTGAAACAGAAATTATTGCCTCAGCCTCAGGCTATATAATAGGGATAAATAACCTTCCTGTAATTAATAGAGGTGATGCCTTAATTCATATTGGAATCAGCATTTGA
- a CDS encoding acyl-CoA thioesterase, protein MPLTSTIEIRFADIDKLGHVNNAIYLSYFEQARLKYFNQVLGMGIDWSETGIILARAEVDFILPIHLEDNPFIEISCTRIGTKSFDLNYQIFIAGNSNKTLATKGKSVMVCYNYKTAKTIQMPEIWIEKIMAFENKLV, encoded by the coding sequence ATGCCCCTTACGTCAACAATTGAAATACGATTTGCTGATATTGACAAGTTAGGACACGTAAACAATGCCATTTACCTGAGTTATTTTGAACAAGCGCGTTTGAAATATTTTAACCAGGTGCTAGGTATGGGGATAGACTGGTCAGAAACAGGAATTATTCTGGCACGGGCTGAAGTTGATTTTATTTTACCCATACATTTGGAAGATAATCCCTTTATTGAAATATCCTGCACTAGAATAGGAACAAAGAGTTTTGATTTGAATTATCAAATTTTTATTGCAGGAAATTCCAATAAGACACTTGCAACAAAAGGAAAATCAGTAATGGTATGTTATAATTATAAAACCGCCAAAACCATACAAATGCCTGAAATCTGGATTGAGAAGATTATGGCTTTTGAAAATAAATTAGTATAA
- the rimK gene encoding 30S ribosomal protein S6--L-glutamate ligase — MNIIILSRNNRLYSTKRLVEAAKERGHEVRVIDHSQCDLVIEKGDPAIHYKGEKLTNVDAVIPRIGASITFYGTAVVRQFEMMKVFTAVESQAIVRSRDKLRSLQILSRAGLGMPKTVFTNHSKEVMQVIDKVGGAPLVIKLLEGTQGLGVVLAETKKAAESVIEAFYGLKTRIIVQEFIKEAKAADIRAFVVDGIVVGAMKRQGKDGEFRSNLHRGGSASLIKLTREEKAVALKAAKTLGLAIAGVDMLQSSRGPLILEVNSSPGLEGIEHATGINIAGKIIEFVERNAKGKGSKDKIGV; from the coding sequence ATGAACATCATTATTTTATCCAGAAACAATAGACTTTATTCAACGAAAAGATTGGTGGAAGCAGCGAAAGAGCGGGGGCATGAGGTAAGAGTAATTGATCATTCGCAATGCGATTTGGTCATAGAAAAGGGAGATCCAGCAATACATTACAAGGGTGAAAAATTAACTAATGTAGATGCAGTAATTCCTCGTATCGGGGCTTCGATTACTTTTTACGGAACTGCAGTTGTAAGGCAGTTTGAGATGATGAAGGTGTTTACTGCCGTTGAATCTCAAGCCATTGTTAGGTCACGGGATAAATTAAGAAGCCTTCAGATTTTATCACGTGCTGGATTGGGAATGCCTAAAACTGTTTTCACAAATCACTCCAAAGAAGTTATGCAGGTTATTGATAAGGTTGGTGGAGCACCCCTTGTAATTAAATTGCTTGAAGGAACACAAGGCCTTGGTGTGGTGCTGGCAGAAACTAAAAAAGCCGCAGAATCAGTAATTGAGGCTTTTTATGGGCTTAAAACCAGAATTATTGTACAGGAATTCATAAAAGAAGCAAAGGCAGCGGATATTAGAGCATTTGTTGTTGATGGTATTGTGGTGGGTGCAATGAAAAGACAGGGTAAAGACGGAGAATTCCGTTCAAACCTTCACAGGGGAGGAAGTGCCAGTTTAATAAAATTAACAAGAGAAGAAAAAGCAGTTGCACTTAAAGCAGCAAAAACACTCGGACTTGCAATTGCAGGTGTTGATATGCTTCAATCTTCAAGAGGGCCTCTTATACTTGAGGTAAATTCATCTCCCGGACTTGAAGGTATTGAGCATGCTACAGGAATTAATATTGCCGGCAAAATCATTGAATTTGTGGAACGAAATGCAAAAGGAAAAGGTTCAAAAGATAAAATAGGTGTGTAA